One window from the genome of Metabacillus flavus encodes:
- the ilvE gene encoding branched-chain-amino-acid transaminase, whose amino-acid sequence MSDQWIFLNGEFVRKEDAKISVYDHGFLYGDGIFEGIRVYNGNIFRMKEHMDRLYESGKSILLNMPYNQEELSELVIKTVEKNGLRDAYIRLVVSRGVGDLGLDPYKCPSANVVIIVEPLAIFPKHLYDTGIDIVTVPTRRNRPDVLSPKVKSLNYLNNILVKIEAHLANVSEALMLNDQGYVAEGSADNVFIYKNGKLLTPPGYIGALEGITRNAIIDIANELGYKVSEEPFTRHDVYTAEEVFLTGTAAEVIAVVKVDGRVIGDGVPGEHTNYLLEKFRRKVIEEGEKVNLPDENLHVS is encoded by the coding sequence ATGAGTGATCAATGGATCTTCTTGAACGGTGAATTTGTACGGAAGGAAGATGCCAAGATTTCTGTATATGATCACGGGTTCTTGTACGGAGACGGCATTTTTGAAGGAATCAGGGTATACAACGGGAACATCTTCCGAATGAAGGAACATATGGACCGGCTATATGAGTCTGGAAAATCAATTTTACTCAATATGCCCTACAATCAGGAAGAATTAAGTGAACTAGTCATTAAAACGGTTGAAAAAAATGGATTAAGAGACGCCTACATCAGGCTGGTCGTTTCAAGAGGGGTCGGAGATCTTGGACTGGATCCTTATAAATGCCCGTCAGCAAATGTGGTCATCATAGTAGAACCGCTGGCCATTTTCCCGAAGCATCTTTACGATACTGGAATCGATATCGTAACGGTCCCTACAAGGAGGAACCGCCCAGATGTTCTCAGCCCGAAAGTGAAGTCACTGAACTACTTAAATAATATTCTCGTGAAAATTGAAGCGCATCTGGCAAACGTAAGCGAAGCACTTATGCTGAACGATCAGGGCTATGTTGCTGAAGGATCTGCCGATAATGTATTCATTTACAAAAACGGCAAGTTGCTTACCCCGCCGGGATACATTGGAGCATTAGAAGGAATTACGCGAAATGCGATTATCGATATCGCGAATGAACTGGGCTATAAAGTTTCGGAAGAGCCGTTTACCCGTCATGATGTTTATACAGCAGAGGAAGTGTTCCTGACAGGAACGGCTGCAGAAGTCATTGCTGTTGTTAAAGTGGATGGAAGGGTCATTGGAGACGGAGTCCCTGGAGAACACACCAATTATCTGCTTGAAAAGTTTAGAAGAAAAGTTATTGAAGAAGGCGAAAAAGTAAATCTGCCTGATGAAAACCTGCACGTAAGCTGA